The following are encoded in a window of Chthoniobacterales bacterium genomic DNA:
- a CDS encoding DUF4118 domain-containing protein — protein sequence MLEQSSSSTTEENASSFAPLKEYVIAVTGVAGLTVACWLLTPLTGYAAISLIYLLGVLLAGMVFSRGPVLLVATLSALSWNFLFIPPRFTLHIDKLEDALTFLTYFIIALTVGGLTAQLRAREHLAAQVQLAKNSERLRKTLLDCVSHELKTPLAAIGAASQELLRLSPNGANGEMLRELASEIHDGSHRLNRVVNNLLDMNRLESGVVQPNLEWCDVRELLQSAIEIERESLNGRDVRLDVPENIPLALIDHLLMEQAVAKLIANAGSHTPARLPIEIDAECRDGKLFISVSDRGAGIPPELCERVFEKFYRGDGRRAGGLGLGLAIARGFVEAHGGKLTAENRDGGGARFTIDLPVRVTDASALEAT from the coding sequence GTGCTGGAACAATCCAGTTCGTCTACGACCGAGGAGAACGCCTCCTCGTTTGCCCCGCTGAAGGAATACGTCATCGCCGTTACCGGGGTGGCGGGGCTCACGGTCGCCTGTTGGCTGCTGACTCCGCTGACGGGGTATGCCGCCATCTCGCTCATTTATCTGCTGGGGGTGCTGCTGGCGGGCATGGTCTTCAGTCGCGGCCCGGTCTTGCTCGTCGCCACCCTCAGCGCGCTCTCCTGGAATTTCCTGTTTATCCCGCCGCGCTTCACCCTCCACATCGACAAACTGGAGGACGCTTTGACGTTCCTGACCTACTTCATTATTGCGCTGACGGTGGGCGGCTTAACGGCGCAATTAAGGGCTCGGGAACATCTCGCCGCCCAGGTGCAACTGGCGAAGAATTCCGAGCGGCTCCGCAAGACATTGCTCGATTGTGTCTCGCACGAATTGAAAACGCCGCTGGCAGCGATCGGGGCGGCCAGCCAGGAGTTGCTGCGATTATCGCCGAACGGCGCGAACGGCGAAATGCTCAGGGAGCTCGCGAGCGAAATCCATGACGGTTCGCATCGCTTGAATCGCGTCGTCAATAACCTGCTCGACATGAATCGGCTCGAAAGCGGCGTGGTTCAGCCAAACCTGGAATGGTGCGATGTGCGCGAGCTGCTGCAATCCGCGATCGAGATCGAACGGGAATCGCTGAACGGCCGCGATGTCCGGCTGGACGTTCCCGAGAACATACCCCTGGCGCTCATCGATCATCTCCTGATGGAGCAGGCGGTCGCCAAGCTGATTGCGAATGCCGGGAGTCATACGCCTGCGCGGCTGCCGATCGAGATCGATGCGGAGTGCCGGGATGGGAAGCTTTTCATCTCGGTAAGCGATCGGGGCGCGGGAATTCCGCCTGAACTTTGCGAGCGAGTCTTCGAGAAGTTTTATCGCGGCGACGGCCGGCGGGCCGGTGGGCTCGGCCTGGGGCTCGCGATCGCGCGTGGCTTCGTCGAAGCGCACGGGGGAAAGTTAACGGCCGAGAACCGGGACGGGGGCGGTGCGCGGTTCACCATCGACCTGCCGGTGCGGGTGACCGACGCGAGCGCGTTGGAGGCAACCTGA
- a CDS encoding response regulator, protein MKSAHTALIIDDEKQIRRLLRLALEGADHQVFEAQSGEEGLAEIVHRRPDVVLLDLGLPDMEGVKVLRRLREWSDVPVLILSVRDDAEEKVAALDAGADDYVTKPFDTAELLARVRVAQRRSLIETGEPVFTSGSLCVDFSARQVKLSGSEIKLTPTEYSLLRVLVQNAGKVVTHRQLLRTVWGEKAESQAQYLRVYVTHLRKKLQTSTSAPSLIKTEVGIGYRLSAG, encoded by the coding sequence ATGAAATCGGCCCACACCGCGCTCATTATCGACGACGAAAAGCAGATTCGCCGGCTGCTTCGGCTCGCCTTGGAAGGGGCGGACCACCAGGTGTTCGAAGCGCAGTCCGGCGAAGAGGGCCTGGCCGAGATCGTTCACCGCCGGCCCGACGTGGTCTTGCTTGATCTTGGGTTGCCCGACATGGAAGGCGTGAAAGTGCTCCGGCGCCTGCGCGAATGGTCGGACGTGCCGGTCCTGATCCTGTCGGTCCGCGACGACGCGGAGGAAAAAGTCGCGGCCCTCGATGCCGGCGCCGACGATTACGTGACCAAGCCGTTCGACACGGCGGAGCTTTTGGCGCGTGTCCGCGTCGCGCAACGCCGCTCGCTCATCGAAACGGGCGAACCCGTGTTCACCTCCGGTTCTCTCTGCGTCGACTTTTCAGCGCGGCAGGTCAAGCTGAGCGGCTCGGAAATAAAGCTGACGCCGACTGAGTACTCCCTCCTTCGCGTCCTGGTTCAGAATGCCGGGAAAGTTGTGACGCATCGACAGTTGTTGCGGACGGTTTGGGGCGAGAAAGCCGAAAGCCAGGCGCAATATCTCCGCGTTTACGTGACCCATCTCAGGAAAAAACTCCAGACCAGCACCAGCGCGCCGAGTCTCATCAAGACTGAAGTGGGCATCGGCTACCGATTATCGGCGGGGTAG
- a CDS encoding universal stress protein — MIPTNVKRPRNVDVPRAAAILYGDWGTSKAYVIGLAFAVAGYASFWLIAAMCVLTALVGFNYMIICRLYPDGGGVYASVRHRSEVISIVGAFLLIADYLVTAAISALSAFQYLGVPQPEKFAAGAILVIGLLNLLGPKHTGGLAFLISVPTAIVVVVLGLFCLPHLGEAVGHLQRLHGTFGQNWAGFVGIVLALSGVEAIANATGVMKLDSGSTEARPSVRKTSTPALLMVMIEVCLFTALFGLAAHALSGLQVADGDVNAPGAAGVRDYMLRYMGQIFVGGALGSAFGHVFAVVVSIVFGLLLLSAANTAIVDLVAIQFLMSRDREMPSLFQRLNKWGVPSAGVLLATIVPMVLVVVVKDMSGLADLYAVGVVGAIATNLGATSTDRKLSIKNSERGFMFVTFLVMAAIEVSLLIDKPNARYFAVTILAGGLILRGLAQERRAKKAARVPAGRGQVEPAARPVEDESVVVGAESILCAIRGTGRTLDFALREARETKRRLYLLFVREQAYITEQDVGRKWQEDDEARRIFEEAKRKAGDEPPPLFAYAVSPSAADTIVDIAATLGVSRLILGAPKRNALVNLLRGNVIREVSSLLPEEIDLIVYA; from the coding sequence ATGATCCCGACCAACGTAAAACGCCCGCGGAATGTCGACGTTCCGCGCGCGGCGGCCATCCTGTACGGCGACTGGGGCACAAGCAAGGCCTACGTCATCGGCCTCGCCTTTGCCGTGGCCGGATACGCTTCGTTCTGGCTCATCGCGGCGATGTGCGTCCTCACCGCTCTCGTCGGCTTCAATTACATGATCATCTGCCGCCTGTATCCCGACGGCGGCGGCGTGTATGCGAGTGTCCGGCACCGGAGCGAAGTCATTTCCATCGTCGGCGCATTTCTCCTCATCGCCGATTATCTGGTCACGGCGGCTATCAGCGCGCTCTCCGCGTTTCAATATCTCGGCGTTCCGCAACCGGAGAAATTCGCGGCCGGCGCGATCCTGGTAATTGGCCTGCTGAATTTGCTCGGGCCAAAACATACCGGCGGACTCGCGTTTCTCATTTCGGTTCCGACCGCGATCGTCGTGGTGGTGCTGGGACTGTTCTGCCTGCCGCACCTCGGCGAAGCCGTTGGTCATCTCCAGAGGTTGCACGGAACATTCGGGCAGAACTGGGCGGGCTTCGTTGGAATTGTCCTGGCGCTCTCCGGAGTGGAAGCGATCGCCAACGCCACCGGGGTGATGAAGCTTGATTCCGGGAGCACCGAGGCGCGGCCCTCGGTGCGCAAGACATCCACGCCGGCGCTGCTCATGGTCATGATCGAAGTCTGCCTCTTCACGGCGTTATTCGGCCTCGCAGCCCATGCGCTCAGCGGATTGCAGGTGGCTGACGGCGATGTGAACGCGCCCGGAGCGGCGGGTGTTCGTGATTACATGCTCCGCTACATGGGCCAGATTTTTGTCGGCGGCGCGCTTGGATCGGCGTTCGGTCACGTGTTCGCAGTCGTCGTCAGCATCGTTTTTGGCCTTCTCCTCCTCTCCGCCGCGAACACCGCGATCGTCGACCTGGTCGCGATCCAATTCCTGATGTCGCGCGATCGCGAGATGCCGTCGCTCTTTCAACGCCTCAATAAATGGGGCGTGCCGAGCGCCGGTGTCTTGCTCGCCACCATTGTGCCGATGGTCCTGGTCGTCGTCGTGAAAGACATGTCAGGGCTCGCCGATCTTTACGCGGTCGGGGTGGTTGGCGCGATCGCGACGAATCTCGGCGCTACTTCGACGGATCGGAAATTGTCCATCAAGAATTCGGAGCGCGGGTTCATGTTCGTGACTTTTCTTGTCATGGCGGCCATCGAAGTGTCGTTGCTCATCGACAAGCCGAACGCGCGTTATTTCGCCGTCACGATTCTCGCGGGCGGCTTGATCTTGCGCGGCCTGGCCCAGGAACGGCGCGCTAAGAAAGCGGCGAGAGTTCCTGCCGGGAGAGGTCAGGTCGAGCCGGCCGCCCGGCCTGTGGAGGACGAATCAGTGGTGGTCGGGGCGGAATCAATTCTTTGCGCGATTCGTGGCACCGGACGGACGCTCGATTTTGCCCTGCGTGAAGCGCGTGAAACGAAACGGCGCCTTTATCTGCTCTTCGTTCGCGAGCAGGCCTACATAACCGAGCAGGACGTCGGACGAAAATGGCAGGAGGACGACGAGGCGCGCCGGATTTTCGAAGAAGCCAAACGGAAAGCCGGCGACGAGCCTCCGCCGCTGTTCGCCTATGCCGTCAGTCCATCGGCGGCGGATACGATTGTCGATATTGCCGCGACCCTCGGCGTTTCGCGCCTGATCCTGGGCGCGCCGAAGCGCAACGCCCTCGTGAACCTTCTCCGCGGAAACGTTATTCGCGAAGTTTCAAGCCTGCTCCCCGAAGAAATCGACTTGATCGTGTATGCCTGA
- a CDS encoding porin: MPDSGSVRGIKKLTSILVAGLVSIAALPLGAQTLTPMEEAAKSDSDKAQEEKAGFKISGWIESGFTGNFDSPRDNQNFGRLLDDRSNEFVMNQAAITAERVFNSKLDFDWGFKIQLLYGTDARYIHSLGMPFDQAGTGLYQGDVPEAYLILHGGGEGKKGVELQLGKFISLEGAEYVAPVENPFYSHTYMFNFGIPTSHTGALMTIHANETLDFMAGVTRGVNTAIDDNNDAPAFHGGVKVVLDGGKIEVVASTHIGPETHGDNSDPRYFNDVVITWREGNFKFITNLNYVRDDLEDAEAYGVAQYLIYSINKKLSVGIRGELWRDDDGFYVGQYADPSDLTRSVNGEPTIDPRTIGGEPTTYGALTIGLNIDLPLSKPLERLIIRPELRVDHAFDGRPFNDSSDDTMFTAAIDAIVTF; this comes from the coding sequence ATGCCTGATTCTGGTTCAGTCCGCGGCATCAAGAAGCTGACCTCAATCCTGGTGGCGGGTTTGGTTTCGATAGCGGCACTCCCCCTGGGCGCGCAAACCCTCACGCCCATGGAGGAAGCGGCCAAGAGCGACTCGGACAAAGCCCAGGAGGAGAAGGCGGGTTTCAAGATCTCCGGCTGGATTGAGTCCGGCTTCACCGGGAACTTCGATAGCCCGAGAGACAACCAAAACTTCGGACGGCTTCTGGACGATCGCAGCAACGAGTTCGTCATGAACCAGGCGGCGATCACCGCCGAACGAGTTTTCAACTCAAAGCTCGATTTCGACTGGGGATTCAAGATCCAACTGCTCTACGGCACCGATGCGCGCTATATCCATTCGCTCGGCATGCCTTTCGATCAGGCCGGCACTGGCCTCTATCAGGGTGATGTGCCCGAGGCCTATTTAATCCTTCACGGCGGTGGAGAGGGAAAAAAAGGGGTCGAGCTGCAACTGGGGAAATTCATCAGCCTCGAAGGCGCGGAATACGTCGCCCCGGTCGAAAACCCGTTCTACTCGCACACCTACATGTTTAATTTTGGGATTCCCACGAGTCACACGGGCGCGCTCATGACGATTCACGCCAATGAGACGCTCGATTTCATGGCCGGGGTAACGCGCGGGGTGAACACCGCCATCGACGACAACAACGATGCCCCCGCTTTTCACGGAGGCGTCAAGGTGGTGCTCGACGGTGGCAAAATTGAAGTTGTCGCTTCCACGCACATCGGTCCGGAAACCCACGGCGACAACAGCGACCCCCGGTATTTCAACGATGTCGTGATTACCTGGCGCGAGGGCAATTTCAAATTCATTACCAACTTGAATTATGTTCGGGACGATCTCGAGGACGCCGAGGCGTACGGTGTGGCGCAATACCTGATCTATTCGATAAACAAGAAGCTGAGTGTCGGGATTCGCGGCGAGCTTTGGCGCGATGACGACGGCTTTTATGTTGGGCAATACGCGGATCCGAGTGACCTTACGCGTTCGGTCAACGGCGAACCGACCATCGATCCGCGGACCATTGGCGGTGAGCCGACCACCTACGGCGCTCTCACGATCGGTCTAAACATCGATCTGCCGCTGTCGAAGCCGCTGGAGCGCCTGATCATTCGCCCCGAGCTGCGAGTCGATCACGCTTTTGATGGGCGCCCGTTTAACGACTCGAGCGACGACACCATGTTTACCGCGGCCATTGATGCCATCGTCACGTTCTGA
- a CDS encoding ATP-grasp domain-containing protein, translating to MKKKLKVLALFDAIRPTKIDQDLSAEMKTEDWKTEKDVFAALGELGHTAEHLAIFDDLDLVRQKLTSFAPDVLFNLADQFKNNRGFDQNIVSLLEMQGVPFTGCGATGLVLCKHKGISKKILGYHHIHVPNFVVIPRGQRIARLKRPKFPLLVKPVKEEASYGISQASFVESDEQFKERVAFIHEKHDADVIAEEYIEGRELYVSLLGNLRPTVFPIRELIFREVPPNEPRIATYRAKWDEEYRKRWGLVNRFAELEPGLVAHIEQVCRRIYSLLTIEGYARIDLRLTPNNEVYFIEANPNPILAADEDFAQSAGKAGLTYPQLINKIIRNGMKTVRGG from the coding sequence GTGAAGAAAAAACTCAAAGTCCTCGCCCTGTTCGACGCGATCCGTCCCACCAAGATCGACCAGGATCTCAGCGCGGAAATGAAGACGGAGGATTGGAAAACGGAGAAAGACGTCTTCGCTGCTCTCGGCGAGCTCGGCCACACCGCGGAGCACCTGGCCATTTTCGACGACCTCGATTTGGTCCGGCAAAAACTAACGAGCTTCGCCCCCGACGTGCTTTTCAACCTCGCCGACCAGTTCAAGAACAACCGCGGATTCGACCAGAACATTGTTTCGCTGCTCGAGATGCAGGGGGTTCCGTTCACCGGGTGCGGCGCAACCGGTCTCGTCCTTTGCAAGCACAAGGGCATCTCCAAGAAAATCCTCGGCTATCACCACATCCACGTTCCGAATTTCGTCGTGATCCCGCGCGGGCAGCGGATCGCGCGACTGAAGCGTCCAAAGTTCCCGCTCCTCGTAAAACCGGTGAAGGAAGAAGCGTCCTACGGCATTTCGCAGGCGTCTTTTGTCGAGAGCGACGAACAGTTCAAGGAACGGGTCGCTTTCATCCACGAGAAACACGACGCCGATGTGATCGCGGAGGAATACATCGAGGGGCGCGAGCTTTACGTGAGCCTGTTGGGCAATCTGCGGCCCACGGTGTTTCCGATCCGCGAATTGATCTTCAGGGAAGTGCCGCCGAACGAACCGAGGATTGCGACCTACCGCGCGAAATGGGACGAGGAATATCGCAAACGCTGGGGCCTGGTGAACCGGTTCGCCGAGCTCGAGCCGGGACTCGTCGCGCACATCGAGCAAGTCTGCCGGCGAATTTACAGTCTCCTCACGATCGAGGGTTACGCGCGCATCGATCTGCGACTGACGCCGAATAACGAAGTCTATTTCATCGAGGCTAATCCGAACCCGATCCTGGCGGCCGACGAAGACTTCGCGCAGTCGGCCGGAAAAGCGGGGCTGACCTATCCGCAATTGATAAACAAGATCATCCGGAACGGGATGAAGACCGTGCGCGGCGGCTAA